From Pan troglodytes isolate AG18354 chromosome 9, NHGRI_mPanTro3-v2.0_pri, whole genome shotgun sequence, the proteins below share one genomic window:
- the SIAE gene encoding sialate O-acetylesterase — protein MVAPGLVLGLVLPLILWADRSAGIGFRFASYINNDMVLQKEPAGAVIWGFGTPGATVTVTLRQSQETIMKKVTSVKAHSDTWMVVLDPMKPGGPFEVMAQQTLEKINFTLRVHDVLFGDVWLCSGQSNMQMTVLQIFNATRELSNTAAYQSVRILSVSPIQAEQELEDLVAVDLQWSKPTSENLGHGYFKYMSAVCWLFGRHLYDTLQYPVGLIASSWGGTPIEAWSSGRSLKACGVPQQGSVPYDSVTGPSKHSVLWNAMIHPLCNMTLKGVVWYQGESNINYNTDLYNCTFPALIEDWRETFHRGSQGQTERFFPFGLVQLSSDLSKKSSDDGFPQIRWHQTADFGYVPNPKMPNTFMAVAMDLCDRDSPFGSIHPRDKQTVAYRLHLGARALAYGEKNLTFEGPLPEKIELLAHKGLLNLTYYQQIQVQKKDNKIFEISCCTDHRCKWLPASMNTVSTQSLTLAIDSCHGTVVALRYAWTTWPCEYKQCPLYHPSSALPAPPFIAFITDQGPGHQSNVAK, from the exons ATGGTCGCGCCGGGGCTTGTACTCGGGCTGGTGCTGCCATTAATCCTGTGGGCCGACAGAAGTGCAG GTATTGGTTTTCGCTTTGCTTCATACATCAATAATGATATGGTGCTGCAGAAGGAGCCTGCTGGGGCAGTGATATGGGGCTTTGGTACACCTGGAGCCACAGTGACCGTGACCCTGCGCCAAAGTCAGGAAACCATCATGAAGAAAGTGACCAGTGTGAAAG CTCACTCTGATACCTGGATGGTGGTACTGGATCCTATGAAGCCTGGAGGACCTTTCGAAGTGATGGCACAACAGACTTTGGAGAAAATAAACTTCACCCTGAGAGTTCATGATGTCCTGTTTGGAGATGTCTGGCTCTGTAGTGGGCAGAGTAACATGCAGATGACTGTGTTACAG ATATTTAATGCTACAAGGGAGTTGTCTAACACTGCGGCATATCAGTCTGTCCGCATCCTCTCCGTCTCTCCCATTCAAGCAGAGCAGGAGCTGGAGGACCTTGTTGCCGTTGACTTGCAGTGGTCTAAGCCCACCTCAG AAAACTTAGGCCATGGATATTTCAAGTACATGTCAGCAGTGTGCTGGCTCTTTGGACGTCACCTGTATGACACTCTGCAGTATCCCGTCGGGCTGATCGCCTCCAGCTGGGGCGGGACACCCATTGAAGCCTGGTCATCTGGACGGTCACTGAAAGCCTGTGGGGTCCCTCAACAAGG GTCCGTTCCATACGATTCTGTAACTGGTCCCAGTAAGCACTCTGTTCTCTGGAATGCCATGATCCATCCACTGTGCAATATGACTCTGAAAGGGGTAGTATGGTACCAGG GGGAGTCCAATATAAATTATAACACGGATCTGTACAATTGCACATTCCCTGCACTCATCGAAGACTGGCGTGAAACTTTCCACCGTGGTTCCCAGGGGCAGACGGAGCGTTTCTTCCCATTTGGACTTGTCCAG TTATCTTCAGATTTGTCTAAGAAGAGCTCAGACGATGGATTTCCCCAGATCCGTTGGCATCAAACAGCAGACTTCGGCTATGTCCCCAACCCAAAGATGCCCAATACTTTCATGGCTGTAGCTATGGATCTCTGTGATAGAGACTCGCCTTTTGGCAG CATCCACCCTCGAGATAAACAGACTGTGGCTTATCGGCTGCATTTGGGGGCCCGTGCTCTGGCTTATGGTGAGAAGAATTTGACCTTTGAAGGACCACTGCCTGAGAAGATAGAACTCTTGGCTCACAAGGGGCTGCTCAATCTCACATATTACCAGCAAATCCAGGTGCAGAAAAAGGACAACAAGATATTTGAG ATCTCCTGTTGCACTGACCATCGATGCAAGTGGCTTCCAGCTTCTATGAACACCGTCTCCACCCAGTCCCTGACCCTGGCGATCGATTCTTGTCATGGCACTGTGGTTGCTCTCCGCTATGCTTGGACCACATGGCCTTGTGAATATAAGCAGTGTCCCCTATACCACCCCAGTAGTGCCCTGCCAGCCCCTCCCTTCATTGCTTTCATTACAGACCAGGGTCCTGGACATCAGAGCAATGTTGCTAAATGA